Proteins encoded within one genomic window of Fragaria vesca subsp. vesca linkage group LG1, FraVesHawaii_1.0, whole genome shotgun sequence:
- the LOC101308230 gene encoding L-type lectin-domain containing receptor kinase IX.1-like, giving the protein MNLLPYLRINILLFLLSLPYASPVSFQILQFSANATGISYEGDAEPVDGVVELTNKVQYVGRVGRATYAERVPLWDSHHRKFSDFNTKFSFLIDKKGQGTYGSGFAFYLAPWGYQIPPNSGGGFIGLFNNTSRDIPGNQVVLVEFDYYVDEWDPSYQHVGININSIDSVAETRWNPNLHNGEITESYKNHHANSTREITSLSYIIDLTNILPEWISVGFSASTSQYGERHKILSWQFYSSLDGVLPPNKIFAEVIRILVGSVIILILAVFIWQTVVLWWDWLRRIIRERRETISSLVQETSDISSTLEDDESDAGSLRFCDPDITHSFSNDERNAVDVDIATKTTETNCSLRHITLV; this is encoded by the exons ATGAACCTGCTACCATATCTACGTATCAATATCCTCCTCTTCCTTCTGTCTCTTCCTTACGCTAGTCCAGTTTCTTTCCAAATACTGCAATTTAGTGCCAATGCAACCGGCATAAGCTACGAGGGCGATGCAGAACCTGTGGATGGAGTAGTTGAGCTAACGAACAAAGTTCAGTATGTAGGCCGTGTTGGAAGGGCTACATATGCCGAGAGAGTCCCACTCTGGGACTCTCATCATAGAAAGTTCAGCGACTTCAACACTAAGTTCTCATTCCTCATCGACAAGAAAGGCCAGGGTACTTATGGCAGTGGATTTGCATTTTATCTGGCTCCTTGGGGGTACCAAATCCCTCCAAATTCAGGTGGTGGATTTATAGGCCTATTCAATAATACGTCCCGTGACATTCCTGGAAACCAGGTTGTTCTAGTTGAGTTTGACTACTATGTAGACGAATGGGATCCTTCATATCAGCATGTTGGGATCAACATCAACTCAATTGATTCAGTTGCCGAAACCCGGTGGAACCCAAACTTGCATAATGGAGAAATTACTGAG AGCTACAAAAATCACCATGCTAATAGTACGAGGGAGATCACTAGTCTTTCTTACATAATTGATCTGACGAACATCCTCCCCGAGTGGATATCGGTTGGATTTTCAGCTAGTACTAGTCAATATGGTGAGCGCCATAAAATTCTGTCATGGCAGTTCTATTCTAGTTTGGATGGAGTACTTCCTCCAAACAAGATATTCGCTGAAGTAATACGAATACTAGTAGGTTCAGTGATTATACTGATACTTGCAGTGTTCATATGGCAAACTGTAGTCTTGTGGTGGGATTGGTTGAGGAGGATAATTAGAGAGCGAAGAGAGACAATATCAAGTCTGGTACAAGAGACATCAGATATATCATCAACCCTTGAAGACGATGAAAGTGATGCTGGATCCTTAAGGTTCTGTGATCCAGATATTACACACAGTTTCTCAAATGACGAGAGAAATGCAGTTGATGTGGATATTGCAACGAAGACTACTGAGACGAACTGCAGCTTGAGACACATAACTCTGGTCTAA
- the LOC101307938 gene encoding protein DA1-related 1-like — protein sequence MASSTQTASTSIPIASSWEHDVFLSFRGKETRKGFTGHLHRALKGKKSIKVFKDDLQLKRGTTIPLELLTAIEESRFALIVFSPDYASSKWCLDELVKIYECMQVRETIIPIFYNVEPSHVRHQSGTFEEAFKKHENGSEHNTETVQRWRTALTKVADMSGWNLAEYGEETKFIDDIVDDLYNKLVCAGCNKRVVDGGLKCLRAVWHQACLLCKGCKRPCTNGDYEEYGDHSYHKRCYEQLCMVCIVCKKPIKDNSESQGEYKEHPFWRQRYCPSHAKDGTPRCCSCERLKPRDTTYYKLDDGRKLCTDCKESIINTAKGGRSIFLEVRKFYKKLNVIVEKIPVRLVSRQVIIDVMKEGNEGSDRQLPVIRAVCLFERNTTSAIMGRPSQVWCEVKEILIWYGLPRILTGSLLAQQMIGAWLKA from the exons ATGGCATCAAGCACCCAAACAGCCTCTACGTCCATTCCTATAGCTTCTTCATGGGAACATGATGTGTTTTTGAGTTTTAGGGGGAAAGAAACCCGCAAAGGTTTTACAGGCCATCTACATAGAGCATTGAAGGGGAAAAAATCAATCAAAGTTTTCAAGGATGACCTTCAGCTTAAGAGAGGCACAACTATCCCTTTAGAGCTCTTGACTGCAATTGAAGAATCAAGGTTCGCCCTTATTGTCTTCTCACCAGATTACGCCAGTTCGAAATGGTGCTTAGATGAGCTTGTAAAGATTTATGAATGCATGCAAGTAAGGGAGACAATCATCCCGATCTTTTATAATGTGGAACCATCCCACGTAAGACATCAGAGTGGAACTTTTGAAGAAGCCTTCAAGAAGCATGAAAATGGCAGTGAACACAACACAGAAACGGTGCAACGGTGGAGAACAGCTTTGACAAAAGTGGCTGACATGTCTGGGTGGAATTTGGCAGAATATGG GGAAGAGACCAAGTTTATCGACGACATTGTGGACGATCTGTATAACAAACTGGTATGCGCTGGCTGCAACAAGAGGGTTGTTGATGGCGGTCTTAAATGCTTGCGTGCTGTTTGGCATCAAGCATGTCTTCTCTGCAAAGGTTGCAAACGTCCATGTACCAATGGAGACTATGAGGAATATGGGGATCATTCTTACCATAAACGCTGCTATGAGCAACTATGTATGGTATGCATCGTTTGCAAGAAACCTATCAAAGATAATTCAGAAAGTCAAGGTGAGTATAAGGAACATCCATTCTGGCGACAAAGATATTGCCCCTCCCATGCAAAGGATGGTACTCCTAGGTGTTGTAGCTGTGAAAGATTGAAGCCAAGGGACACAACATATTATAAGCTCGATGACGGTCGGAAACTATGTACGGATTGTAAAGAATCCATTATCAATACTGCTAAAGGAGGCCGATCCATTTTCCTTGAAGTACGAAAATTTTATAAGAAATTAAACGTGATAGTAGAGAAGATTCCGGTGCGGTTGGTCAGCAGACAAGTGATAATCGATGTCATGAAGGAGGGAAATGAAGGTTCTGATCGTCAATTGCCGGTAATAAGAGCAGTCTGCTTGTTTGAAAGGAATACTACCAGTGCCATTATGGGGAGGCCGAGCCAGGTTTGGTGTGAAGTTAAAGAAATTTTAATCTGGTACGGCCTTCCTAGAATATTGACAGGGTCACTTCTAGCTCAACAGATGATCGGTGCGTGGTTAAAGGCTTAA